The Streptomyces sp. JB150 genomic interval CACCGTGCTCGCCGTGGACAACGGCATGCACGGCCTGCGCCTGCGGCCCCCCGCCCGGGACTAGGGGTGTCTCCCAGCCTCCCCCGCGCCCGCCCCACCCGAGGGAAAACCCTCGGTCGGCAAGGCCCTTCCGCAATGCCTGGTGATGCCCTGCACCCATGATCTAGTCTCGCGGGGAGCGGGTCTTCCGTCCGGGGGGAGGGTAAGGGGTGCAGGCTGGGACGTCGAGGCGCGAACAGGACGGCATCACTCCCAGACCGGAGTTCGCCGTGCTGGGTTCACTGGAAGTCCGCAGCGGCGGGGAGCCCGTGCCGGTCAGCGGGGCACTGCAACGGCGCGTGCTGGTGATGCTGCTGCTGGAGGCCGGGCGCGTCGTGCCCGTCTCCCGTCTGGTCGCCGCCGGCTGGAACGAGGAGCCACCGGACAGCGCCGAGCACCAGGTGCGCAAGGTGGTCGCCAAGCTGCGCGGCCGCATCCCGTGCGGCCCGGACGTCATCGTCACCGACGGGCCCGGCTACCGCGCCGTCGTCGACACCGGGCAACTCGACCTGCTGCGCCACCAGCACCTGCTCGGCCAGGCCAGAGCGGCGCTGGAGGCGGGGGAGCCGGAGCGGGCCGCCGCACGGTTCCGTGAGGCCCTGGCCCTGTGGCGGGGCCCGGTGCTGTCGGGGGACGGCGGCCGGGTGATCGACGCCGCCTCGGCCGCCCTGGAGGAGCAGCGGCTCACCGCGGCCGAGCAGCTCTACGACCTGTGCATCGCCGCGGGCGAGGCCGCCGGGATCACCGGCGAGCTGCGCGCCCTCGTCGAGGAACACCCGCTGCGCGAGACGCTGCGCAGCCGGCTCATGCTCGCCCTCTACCGCTCGGGCCAACAGGCCGCAGCCCTGGAGGAGTTCGCCCGCGCCCGCAGACACCTCGCCGACGAACTCGGCATAGACCCGGGGGTCGAGCTCACCGAGCTGCACGAACGCATCCTGCGCCAGGACCGCTCGCTCAGCCTGCCGGAACGCCCGCGCCCCCCGTCCCCCGCCCCGCCCGAGCCCGCGGACGCCCCGTACGCGCTCCCCTTCGACGTCCGCGACTTCTCGGGCCGCAGCACCGAACTGCGGTGGATCTGCGACGCGGCCGAACGGGCCATGGAGCGGGTGCCGACGGTCCTGGCCCTGGACGGGATGGGCGGCAGCGGCAAGACCGCGCTGGCCGTCCGCGCCGCCCACCAGCTCGCCGAGCGCTACCCGGACGGCAAGCTCTTCATCGACCTGCACGGCTTCACCCCGGGCAAGACACCGCTCAGCGCGTTCGACGCCCAGGGCGACCTGCTCGCCGCCGCCGGCGTGCCCAGCGACGAGATCCCCACCGTGCCGGCCGGCCGCGCCGCGCGATGGCAGTCGTACATCCGGGGACGCCGCATGCTGCTGCTCCTGGACAACGCCGCCGCGTCCGAGCAGGTGCGCGGGCTGATCCCCGCCTCCTCCGACAGTCTCGTGCTGATCACCAGCCGCCCCCGGCTGACCGGCCTCGACGGAGCCGAATGGCTCTCCGTGGGCGCCCTGTCGGAGTCCGACAGCCACCAGATCCTGCTCAGCACGCTGGGCAGCGAACGGGTCCGCGACGAGCCCGACGCGGCCCGCGAACTGCTCCAGCTGTGCGGGGGCCTGCCGCTGGCGGTCAGGATCGCCGCGGCCCGGCTGGCGAACCGCCCGCACTGGACCATCCGGCGGCTCGTCGAACGGCTGCGGGACCACAACCGGCGGCTGGACGAACTCACCAGCGAGGGCCGGGGGGTGGCAGGCGCCCTTCTGCTGTCGTACCAGTCCATGCCCGACGACCAGCGCACCGCGTTCCTGCTGCTGGGACACCACCCCGGACGCTACCTGGACACCGAGGAGGCCGCGGCGCTGCTGGACACCGACGCCCTGACGGCCGAGGGCGTCCTGGAGGAACTCGTCGACGTGCGGCTGCTGGAGGCCAGGGAGCCGGGGGTGTACGCCCTGCACGACCTGGTGCGCAGCTTCGTCCAGCGGGTCGCGCAGGACGAGCGGGCCCGGGAGGTCGGGCAGGCGGTGCGCCGGCTGCTCGATCACTACGTGCACATGGCGGAACACGCGGGCGACACGCTGTTCCCCGGCCGGCGCAGCGTCGGCGAGGGCGCCGAGGCGAGCGGCGCCCGCACCGAGTTCGACCACAAGGACCAGGCGCTGCAGTGGCTCGACCAGCACCGCGACGGCATGCTGGCGGCGGTGGACACCGCGTACGACGAGGGCCTGCTGTGGCACGCCGCGCGGCTGCCGCGCGAGCTGGGCTTCCACTCCAGCGTCCGCGCCTACGACGCCAGCGCGAACGAGGCCCTGGAGAAGGGCGTGAGCGCGGCGCGACAGCTCGGGGACCTGGCGCTCACCCGGCTGAACCTGACGAATCTCGCCATGGGCAAATGGCGCCTCGGGCAGCTGGGCGATGCCATCGCCCGGCTGGAGGAGGCCGTGGAACTGTCCCGGCGCATGGCCGACGAGCACAGCGAGGCCGCGTGCCAGGCCCGCCTGGGCCAGGCCTACAACAGCATGGGGGAGCTGGAACGCGCACTGGAGCTGAACCAGGAGGTCAGCCGGCGTGCCAAGGAGCTGGGGCTCACCCGGCTCGGCGGCTCCTCGCTCAGCATGCTGAGCCTGATCCAGGTGCGCCTGGGGCGCTTCGACGAGGCGGCGGAGTCGGCGGAGCGGGCGCTGGCCGTCTTCGACTCGATCCAGGAGATCCAGCTGTCCGTGGACGCGCTGAGCAATCTCTCGCAGGCGATGGAGGGACTGGGCCGCCTGGAGGAGGCGCTCGACCGGGCCGACGCGGCGCTGGAACGCTGCGAGCGGATCAGCATGCCCTCGGTGCTGCCGCTCGTCCTGGCCCGCAGGGCCGACGTGCTGACCCGCATGGGCGAGCTGAAGGAGGCGGCGCTCACCGCCGACCACGCGCTCACCAGGGCCGCCGGCCGCACCGACGACATCCACCGCGCCAGCGTGCACCTCACCGCGGGACGGGTCCGCTACGCGCAAGGGGAGCTGGAACTGGCGCGGGCCCAGCAGCTGCTGGCCCACGAGATCGCCTGCCGCATGGAGCTGCGCTACGACGAGGCGTGCGCGCTGTGGGACCTCGCCCGCACCGCCGAGACCCGGGGGCAGATCGAGCTGGCCCGCCGGCACCGCTCGGCCGCGGACGACCTGTTCTCTTCCATGAACGTGCCCGAGACCGCACGGTGAGCCGCCCTGACCGGCGCCCACGAAGGAGTCAGCTCATGCGTCGTATCGCCCTGTCCGCCGCCTCGGTCCTGGTCCTCGGCGCGCTGCCGGGCTGCTTCACCGTCGCCTACGCCGCCCGGGCGTCGGTGTCGGTCCAGCAGCACGTCCCGGCCGCCGAGGCGCCGGTCCGGATCGTCACCGACCCGCGCGACAACCACGGCAACGACTGAACCGCGGCGCGCGCCGTCGGCCTGCGGCGCCATGACCGGTCCGACGGTGCGAAGGCCCCTCCCAGCCTAGTCGGCGTGATTACCCGGCAGGTGATCCGGCCGGTGAGCCGCACGCGCGGGGTAGTTGCGACGCGGACGAACAACCCGGGTGGCCGGGCTAGTTTCTGACCCACGACGGTGCGTCAACCAGGTGGGTCACTCGAAGGGAATTCCGGTGCTCTCCTGAAGGGCATTCCCCGATGTCCTCCGTCAGAAAAGGCATGGCTGACCGACCGGAAGGAGAACATCACATGACCACGGCCATTGCACCCGCCTGCCCGAAGTGCGAGGAGTCGGTGGAGATCGGCGAAACGGTGCGGCTCAACGAGATCCTCGAGTGTGTGGGCTGCCGTATCGAGCTGGAGATCGTGGCGCTCGACCCCGTGGTGATCGCGCTCGCGCCCGAGGTCGAAGAGGACTGGGGAGAGTGACCCGATGATCACCGCAGAGCCGGCCGGTGACACCGCGCTCACCGCGCTCACCGCGACCGAAGACCTGGCCGATTCCGGCGCCCACCTCGTCCGGCACGACGCCTTCTCGGCGCTGACGGGCGTCTCGCCCGACGAGTGGGCCCGTTTCTCCGCGCACTGGGAGGCCCTTCGGCGCGACCCCTACATGGCCGACGGCGGCACCTACCGCTACCGCAGATACGGCCAGTTCGACCTCGACATGGACTCCGGCGACCTCGTTCGGCTTCCGCACGGCCCGTACCGCCAGGAAGCCGATGTCAACAAACTGCACGGCGGGGTGGACCGGTATTACGAGCCGCTCACCGAGGAGTTCGTGAGCGGACCCGTCCTGCGCGGCGTGCTGACGAACCTGGCCGCGATCTTCAGCGGAGTCGAGGGCACCAGGAAGTGGAACATCAAGGTGACTCCCGTCCGCACCGTCGCGACGAGGGACGAGGCCGGTGAGCCGACTCCGGAGGGCCGGCACAAGGACGGCGTCACCTTCATCACGTCGCTGCTGGTCGGCCGGCGCAACGTGACCGGCGGGGAGAGCTCCGTCTCCACGGAAGACGGCCGGCTCCTGCTCACCACGACCCTCTCCGAGCCCGGCGACATCCTGCTCGGCGACGACCGCCGCACCCTGCACGCGGTCACGGCGGTGCGTCCCGAGGACGACGAGGCGCCGGGGTACCGGGACGTGCTGATCATGGCGTTCACCGCGCTCTGATCCCCACCGGGCCGGGGACGGGCCGGCGCTCCAGGCGTTCGTACACGGTCAGTCTCCGGCCCCTGGTCTCCTCGTCGTACACCGGCCGGAAGTACGTGCTCAGCACGGACGACTTCACCCGTTCCCGCTCGGCCGTCACCGGTCTCGCCACCGCGGCGGCGTCCGTGACCAGCAGGACGCGGCGGTGGCCGAGCAGGGCGGCCCGTATCCGCTCCGGGCCGGCCTCGACCCCCTTCAGGGTGCCGGATTCCTCGGGGGTCCGGCGCAGCGCGACGTCGCGCAGGCCGCTGAAGGAGCCGGGGGAGACGGATTGGGTGTCGCGGCGGGCCGCCGGGAGGAACAGGACCGCGTCGCCGGGCTGCTTCACGCGGCGTACGTCCGCGGCTATGGCCATGACGTCGTCCACCCGGCTCTCCGGGGAGCGCTTCGCGAGGGACTGCGGCAGCAGGGCGATCGTCGCGAGGGCGAGCACCACAGGCAGGAGGCGGCGTGCCGCGGCCGGGTTCCGGCGGGTGAGGGCGCGGGCCGCCGTGTCCACGGCGGCACCGACGAGGAGGGCCAGGCCCAGCAGGCTGTACAGGATGTACCGGTCCACGAACAGCGGCTGGACCAGGGAGAGTCCGGCCAGGCCCAGGTGAGGGACCACCAGCAGCGGCAGCCCGACGGTCACCGGGGTCACGCGCGCCGTGCGCGGCCGGGCCACGAGGGCGCAGGCGCCCGCGATC includes:
- a CDS encoding BTAD domain-containing putative transcriptional regulator, with translation MLGSLEVRSGGEPVPVSGALQRRVLVMLLLEAGRVVPVSRLVAAGWNEEPPDSAEHQVRKVVAKLRGRIPCGPDVIVTDGPGYRAVVDTGQLDLLRHQHLLGQARAALEAGEPERAAARFREALALWRGPVLSGDGGRVIDAASAALEEQRLTAAEQLYDLCIAAGEAAGITGELRALVEEHPLRETLRSRLMLALYRSGQQAAALEEFARARRHLADELGIDPGVELTELHERILRQDRSLSLPERPRPPSPAPPEPADAPYALPFDVRDFSGRSTELRWICDAAERAMERVPTVLALDGMGGSGKTALAVRAAHQLAERYPDGKLFIDLHGFTPGKTPLSAFDAQGDLLAAAGVPSDEIPTVPAGRAARWQSYIRGRRMLLLLDNAAASEQVRGLIPASSDSLVLITSRPRLTGLDGAEWLSVGALSESDSHQILLSTLGSERVRDEPDAARELLQLCGGLPLAVRIAAARLANRPHWTIRRLVERLRDHNRRLDELTSEGRGVAGALLLSYQSMPDDQRTAFLLLGHHPGRYLDTEEAAALLDTDALTAEGVLEELVDVRLLEAREPGVYALHDLVRSFVQRVAQDERAREVGQAVRRLLDHYVHMAEHAGDTLFPGRRSVGEGAEASGARTEFDHKDQALQWLDQHRDGMLAAVDTAYDEGLLWHAARLPRELGFHSSVRAYDASANEALEKGVSAARQLGDLALTRLNLTNLAMGKWRLGQLGDAIARLEEAVELSRRMADEHSEAACQARLGQAYNSMGELERALELNQEVSRRAKELGLTRLGGSSLSMLSLIQVRLGRFDEAAESAERALAVFDSIQEIQLSVDALSNLSQAMEGLGRLEEALDRADAALERCERISMPSVLPLVLARRADVLTRMGELKEAALTADHALTRAAGRTDDIHRASVHLTAGRVRYAQGELELARAQQLLAHEIACRMELRYDEACALWDLARTAETRGQIELARRHRSAADDLFSSMNVPETAR
- a CDS encoding lysine biosynthesis protein LysW, encoding MTTAIAPACPKCEESVEIGETVRLNEILECVGCRIELEIVALDPVVIALAPEVEEDWGE
- a CDS encoding 2OG-Fe dioxygenase family protein; this encodes MITAEPAGDTALTALTATEDLADSGAHLVRHDAFSALTGVSPDEWARFSAHWEALRRDPYMADGGTYRYRRYGQFDLDMDSGDLVRLPHGPYRQEADVNKLHGGVDRYYEPLTEEFVSGPVLRGVLTNLAAIFSGVEGTRKWNIKVTPVRTVATRDEAGEPTPEGRHKDGVTFITSLLVGRRNVTGGESSVSTEDGRLLLTTTLSEPGDILLGDDRRTLHAVTAVRPEDDEAPGYRDVLIMAFTAL
- a CDS encoding glycosyltransferase family 39 protein, with the protein product MWPLPVLWTLALGLWGLSRQGSVWRDEAATWQVARRSTAEICHLLENVDVVHGCYYLLMHLLFSCFGAGTTTLRLPSVLAMAVAAGCLAVTGRRLAGARAGTAAGLALGLLPAVQFHLQEGRPYALVAAGAGVCTLLLVTALRRPVRARHWLAYGCALALAGLLNWLALLIVPAHLATLLLSRAGRGVRIRWTAAAATATLCVLPLVLFSRTQSRQVSWIPPLTWHTLVGPAVLLAIAGACALVARPRTARVTPVTVGLPLLVVPHLGLAGLSLVQPLFVDRYILYSLLGLALLVGAAVDTAARALTRRNPAAARRLLPVVLALATIALLPQSLAKRSPESRVDDVMAIAADVRRVKQPGDAVLFLPAARRDTQSVSPGSFSGLRDVALRRTPEESGTLKGVEAGPERIRAALLGHRRVLLVTDAAAVARPVTAERERVKSSVLSTYFRPVYDEETRGRRLTVYERLERRPVPGPVGIRAR